A window of the Ipomoea triloba cultivar NCNSP0323 chromosome 14, ASM357664v1 genome harbors these coding sequences:
- the LOC116004077 gene encoding protein FAR1-RELATED SEQUENCE 5-like: MGHKEFITKCAKANIGTNNSFNLYAEMVVGVQHVGATAVDFKNHKREILAYIKGRDAQLVIEKCLNRKEILPQFYFEYAVDEKERLSRVFWTDEYGRKSFDLFGDAMAFDATYKTNIYGNFKVYNLVFVPFTGVDNHKKSTTFAWGLIANEDIESYTWLLANFKLAMGREPICTTTDQDASMKVAVARVFPTTRHRYCMWHIMSKVSEKAGSELAKKDGFRRRLNGIVWNENASIEEFETDWRAFTQEHGLDEHRWFSLLFEQRASWIPAYFRDVYMGGLLRTTSRAESQNHVFRSCTSKHSNLMELLDKIEGAIGKQRHKQTELNAACDGYAPTLKTPLNLERQAAEAYTINIFYEVQREICGSCFACKVGECTDMGGLVQYMVEDGSDRRQMVELDINQGTIECTCRMYTRIGLLCRHMYAALKHAGIDQVPTEYIKTRWTRNARIKIGANVETARDEESAHEEAKVRKTFLNCICLAKGRTDRLQQLAQILNEKEKSFINEDTMQKDLVEQSNPPQEFYDRGGPSTTTIHCPKVAKNKGSGKRLKSVKEIAVEKTAKQRARMRDVWQK; the protein is encoded by the exons ATGGGGCACAAAGAATTTATCACAAAATGCGCAAAGGCTAACATTGGAACAAATAATAGTTTTAACCTATATGCAGAAATGGTGGTTGGAGTTCAACATGTTGGTGCAACTGCTGTGGATTTCAAAAATCACAAGAGAGAAATATTGGCATACATAAAAGGGCGAGATGCCCAATTGGTCATTGAGAAATGCCTCAACAGGAAGGAGATTTTGCCACAGTTTTACTTTGAGTATGCAGTAGACGAGAAGGAGCGGTTGAGCCGTGTATTCTGGACCGACGAATATGGGCGCAAAAGCTTTGACCTCTTTGGAGATGCAATGGCATTTGATGCAACatacaaaacaaatatataCGGTAACTTTAAAGT GTACAACCTCGTATTCGTGCCATTCACCGGCGTAGACAATCACAAAAAGTCGACTACATTTGCTTGGGGCCTAATTGCAAACGAAGATATTGAGTCATACACATGGCTACTAGCAAATTTCAAGCTTGCTATGGGTAGAGAACCAATATGTACCACTACAGACCAAGACGCATCCATGAAAGTTGCAGTTGCACGTGTGTTCCCCACAACACGTCATCGTTACTGCATGTGGCATATCATGTCTAAGGTGAGCGAAAAAGCGGGGAGTGAGTTGGCAAAAAAAGACGGATTCAGAAGACGTTTAAATGGAATTGTGTGGAACGAAAATGCATCCATAGAGGAATTTGAGACGGATTGGCGTGCATTTACACAAGAGCACGGACTTGATGAGCACAGATGGTTCAGTTTGTTGTTCGAACAGCGTGCATCTTGGATACCTGCATACTTCCGAGATGTTTATATGGGAGGCTTACTACGAACCACTTCTCGAGCAGAGTCTCAAAACCATGTGTTTCGAAGTTGCACTAGTAAACATTCTAACCTCATGGAATTGCTTGATAAAATTGAAGGTGCAATAGGCAAACAAAGACATAAACAAACAGAGTTAAATGCTGCATGTGACGGATATGCACCTACCTTAAAAACACCATTAAACTTGGAAAGACAAGCAGCAGAAGCTTACACAATAAATATATTCTACGAGGTGCAAAGAGAAATATGTGGGAGTTGTTTTGCGTGTAAAGTTGGTGAATGCACAGACATGGGAGGACTGGTGCAATATATGGTGGAAGATGGTAGTGACAGGAGACAAATGGTGGAGTTGGACATCAACCAAGGCACAATAGAGTGCACATGCCGAATGTATACACGAATTGGCTTGCTTTGTAGGCATATGTATGCGGCTTTAAAACATGCAGGAATTGATCAAGTCCCCACCGAATACATTAAGACGCGTTGGACCCGTAATGCACGCATAAAAATTGGGGCAAATGTGGAGACTGCAAGAGATGAAGAAAGTGCACATGAGGAAGCTAAAGTTAGGAAAACATTCTTGAATTGCATCTGCTTGGCAAAGGGAAGGACGGATAGACTACAGCAGCTTGCACAGATCCtaaatgagaaagaaaaaagtttCATCAATGAAGACACAATGCAAAAGGATTTGGTTGAGCAAAGCAACCCCCCTCAAGAGTTCTACGATCGTGGAGGACCTTCCACGACAACAATACACTGTCCCAAAGTGGCCAAGAATAAGGGATCAGGTAAGCGTCTGAAATCAGTTAAAGAGATTGCGGTAGAGAAGACAGCAAAACAGAGAGCGCGCATGCGGGACGTGTGGCAAAAGTGA
- the LOC116005102 gene encoding chitinase 2-like, which translates to MNITLQLLIFIALSLSSFTTTNAAGNSKLFREYIGAESAAVRLTDVPINPGVEFHFILAFAIDYTTGGNPSPTDGNFNVFWETKHLSPADIAAIKSHHGNVKVAISLAGDTVTKRQKAYFAPTSTATWLKNAVSSLTALIKKYNADGIDIDYEHFKSTPEEFTECIGELVTELKKSGAISFASIAPFDDDGGEVAGNYRALWRKYGGVIDYVNFQFYAYEKLSVAEFVERFEEQSSKYDGGQILASFVNKGGGGLGPGDGFFDACRELKGKGNLGGIFVWCADESAQIGFRNEKKSQDLLLK; encoded by the exons ATGAATATTACCCTCCAACTACTCATCTTCATTGCCCTCTCTTTATCCTCCTTCACCACCACCAATG CCGCCGGGAATTCGAAGCTTTTCCGGGAGTACATCGGGGCGGAATCCGCCGCCGTGAGGCTGACCGACGTGCCGATAAACCCGGGGGTTGAGTTCCACTTCATCCTAGCATTCGCCATAGATTACACCACCGGCGGCAACCCGTCTCCAACCGACGGCAACTTCAACGTTTTCTGGGAAACCAAACACCTAAGCCCCGCAGACATCGCCGCCATAAAGTCCCATCACGGCAACGTCAAAGTCGCGATCAGCCTCGCCGGCGACACCGTCACGAAGCGCCAAAAAGCCTACTTCGCCCCCACCTCCACCGCCACGTGGCTAAAAAACGCCGTTTCATCCCTCACCGCCCTGATCAAGAAGTACAACGCCGACGGAATCGACATCGACTACGAGCACTTCAAATCCACGCCGGAGGAATTCACGGAGTGCATCGGAGAACTGGTTACGGAGCTGAAGAAGAGCGGCGCGATCTCCTTCGCGTCGATCGCGCCGTTCGATGACGACGGCGGCGAAGTGGCCGGAAATTACCGGGCGCTGTGGAGGAAATACGGCGGCGTGATAGACTACGTGAACTTCCAATTCTACGCGTACGAGAAGCTGAGCGTGGCGGAGTTTGTGGAGAGATTTGAAGAACAATCTTCCAAGTATGACGGCGGGCAGATTCTGGCGAGCTTTGTTAACAAAGGCGGCGGCGGATTGGGGCCCGGCGATGGATTCTTTGACGCTTGCCGTGAGCTGAAAGGGAAAGGGAATCTTGGTGGAATCTTCGTCTGGTGCGCGGATGAATCTGCCCAGATTGGGTTTAGAAATGAGAAGAAATCTCAAGATTTGTTGCTCAAATGA